In the genome of Brienomyrus brachyistius isolate T26 chromosome 17, BBRACH_0.4, whole genome shotgun sequence, one region contains:
- the LOC125712140 gene encoding olfactory receptor 52K1-like: MAEDRLQSNFTYTAFIFIGFPELYEYRRLLFLPFFIIYVLALAANSLMVYVIRHCQNLHSPMYVLICSLAVVNIVVPTVIVPNMLFSFLFDWNEISLEGCLTQMFFTHFFSSLESTILLAMALDRLVAICNPLRYCEIVNTSMLVKLVILTLIRSGSIMSALVALARPLKFCSSNVISHCYCDHMALVSLACGDKSNNNAIGLVVIICFVGIDISIIAFSYVRILSVVLRAAEGEDRWKAFHTCGTHLMVMMSFYLVGSITFLSHNLGIPITTDVNTFLGVLYIIFPATINPVIYGVRTKEIRNAALKMFKMRTYKTFTVNVTTLKV, from the coding sequence ATGGCTGAAGATCGACTACAAAGCAACTTCACCTACACCGCGTTCATTTTTATAGGATTTCCAGAACTATACGAATATAGACGCTTACTCTTCTTGCCATTTTTCATAATATACGTGCTGGCCCTTGCTGCCAATTCGCTGATGGTCTATGTGATTAGACACTGCCAGAACCTGCATAGCCCCATGTACGTACTGATATGCAGCTTGGCTGTTGTCAATATAGTCGTCCCCACTGTTATTGTACCGAACATGCTTTTCAGCTTCCTGTTTGACTGGAATGAAATTTCCTTAGAGGGCTGTTTGACTCAAATGTTCTTCACACACTTCTTCTCATCCCTGGAGTCCACCATCCTCCTGGCCATGGCACTGGACCGACTGGTGGCCATTTGTAATCCACTGCGCTACTGTGAAATCGTTAACACTTCCATGCTGGTGAAACTGGTTATCTTGACGCTGATACGGAGTGGCTCGATAATGTCTGCTCTTGTCGCCCTCGCACGTCCTCTGAAGTTCTGCAGCTCAAACGTCATCAGCCACTGCTACTGTGACCACATGGCCCTTGTCAGCTTGGCGTGCGGCGACAAGAGCAACAACAACGCTATAGGACTGGTGGTGATCATCTGCTTCGTGGGCATCGACATCTCCATCATCGCCTTCTCGTACGTCAGAATCCTGAGTGTCGTCCTGCGGGCGGCGGAGGGGGAGGATCGCTGGAAGGCGTTCCACACCTGTGGCACACACCTGATGGTCATGATGAGCTTCTACCTGGTGGGGAGCATCACGTTTCTGTCCCATAACCTCGGCATCCCCATCACAACAGACGTGAACACCTTCTTGGGAGTTCTATACATCATTTTCCCCGCTACCATAAATCCAGTTATCTATGGTGTCCGCACCAAGGAAATAAGGAACGCAGctttgaaaatgtttaaaatgaggACATATAAAACCTTCACTGTAAATGTGACGACGTTGAAAGTTTAA
- the LOC125712148 gene encoding olfactory receptor 52E8-like — MKMQENPDRNTTYTDFILVGFSGPQEWRQLLFIPFLLIFLIAVSANLFLIFIILSQRSLHSPMYLLICAMAFVDLSIPIFFVPKLLISLLYNLRHISLLGCLAQMFFMHFFGGFQSTVLLWMAVDRYYAICTPLRYNDYMAFSAFLKFIIIPVLRNAVLILSVVSLAGSLSFCQHEIDHCFCEHMALVTLACGTIRMNNIVGLMTVFCVPMADFLLITASYVRIFFSVFKSGKSSRKALSTCVTHIIVIFATLILALTAFLSYRINYNMSSNSHSVISMMYVLFPSCFNPIIYGVRTKEIKQQVMKTLNCGKVVP, encoded by the coding sequence ATGAAAATGCAGGAAAACCCAGACAGAAACACCACCTACACAGACTTCATCTTAGTCGGTTTCTCTGGACCTCAGGAGTGGCGACAACTGCTCTTCATCCCTTTTCTACTCATATTCTTAATTGCAGTTTCTGCAAACTTATTTCTGATCTTTATAATTCTGTCACAGAGGTCCCTGCACTCCCCCATGTACCTCCTAATATGTGCAATGGCCTTTGTAGATCTCTCTATACCAATTTTCTTTGTTCCAAAACTGCTAATCAGTTTACTGTACAATCTGAGACACATCTCTCTGCTGGGTTGTCTAGCACAAATGTTCTTTATGCATTTTTTTGGTGGCTTCCAATCAACAGTTTTGCTGTGGATGGCTGTGGATCGTTACTATGCAATCTGTACTCCTCTCCGCTATAATGACTACATGGCTTTCTCTGCGTTCCTTAAGTTCATAATTATTCCCGTGCTGAGAAATGCTGTTTTGATTTTAAGTGTAGTCAGTCTGGCTGGCTCTCTGTCCTTCTGCCAGCATGAGATCGACCACTGTTTCTGTGAGCACATGGCGTTGGTCACGCTGGCCTGTGGGACCATACGCATGAATAACATTGTAGGACTGATGACTGTTTTCTGCGTCCCAATGGCTGATTTTCTGTTAATCACTGCATCTTATGTTAGAATATTTTTCTCAGTGTTTAAGTCGGGGAAGTCCAGCCGAAAGGCTCTCAGCACCTGCGTAACTCATATTATTGTCATATTTGCAACTTTAATTTTAGCTTTAACTGCTTTTCTTTCCTACAGGATAAATTACAACATGTCATCTAACAGCCATTCTGTAATCAGTATGATGTATGTACTTTTCCCCAGTTGTTTCAACCCGATAATTTATGGTGTCAGAACAAAGGAAATTAAACAACAAGTAATGAAAACTCTGAACTGTGGAAAAGTGGTCCCTTAA
- the LOC125712150 gene encoding olfactory receptor 52K1-like, producing the protein MHEDPDRNTSNTDFILVSFSGAQEWRQLLFIPFLFMFLISFVGNLFLIFIILSQRSLHSPMYLLICAMAFVDLTTPIFFVPKLLAMLLYNLRHISLLGCLAQMFFIHFIGSFQSTILLWMAVDRYYAICTPLHYNDYMAFSAFLKFIIVPSVRNAVLILSIVSLAGSLSFCQHEIDHCFCEHMALVTLACGTIRMNNIVGLMTIFCVPTVDFLLIVASYVRIFFSVFKSGKSSRKALSTCVTHIIVITVSLIFTLIAFLSYRVKNDMSSNSRTVISIMYLLFPSCFNPIIYGVRTKEIRQQVMKTLKCGKVAP; encoded by the coding sequence ATGCACGAAGACCCAGACAGAAACACCAGCAACACAGACTTCATCTTAGTTAGTTTCTCTGGAGCTCAAGAGTGGAGACAACTGCTCTTCATCCCTTTTCTGTTCATGTTCCTAATTTCATTTGttggaaatttatttctgattttTATAATTCTGTCACAAAGGTCCTTGCACTCTCCCATGTACCTCCTAATATGTGCAATGGCCTTTGTTGATCTCACTACACCAATTTTCTTTGTTCCAAAACTGCTTGCTATGTTACTGTACAATCTGAGACACATCTCTCTGCTGGGCTGTCTAGCACAAATGTTCTTTATACATTTCATTGGTAGCTTCCAGTCAACTATTTTGCTGTGGATGGCTGTGGATCGTTACTATGCAATCTGTACTCCTCTGCACTACAATGACTACATGGCTTTCTCTGCCTTTCTCAAATTCATAATCGTTCCTTCAGTCAGGAATGCTGTTTTGATTTTAAGTATAGTCAGTCTGGCTGGATCTCTGTCCTTCTGCCAGCATGAGATCGACCACTGTTTCTGTGAGCACATGGCGTTGGTCACGCTGGCCTGTGGGACCATACGCATGAATAACATTGTAGGACTGATGACTATTTTTTGTGTACCAACAGTTGATTTTCTGTTAATCGTTGCATCTTATGTTAGAATATTTTTCTCAGTGTTTAAGTCGGGGAAGTCCAGCCGAAAGGCTCTCAGCACCTGCGTAACTCATATTATTGTCATAACCGTTAGTTTAATTTTTACGTTAATTGCATTTCTTTCCTACAGGGTAAAGAATGACATGTCATCCAACAGTCGCACTGTAATCAGCATCATGTATTTACTTTTTCCCAGTTGTTTCAACCCGATAATTTATGGTGTCAGAACAAAGGAAATTAGACAACAAGTAATGAAAACTCTGAAGTGCGGAAAAGTGGCCCCATGA